From the genome of Saccopteryx bilineata isolate mSacBil1 chromosome 6, mSacBil1_pri_phased_curated, whole genome shotgun sequence, one region includes:
- the TRMT6 gene encoding tRNA (adenine(58)-N(1))-methyltransferase non-catalytic subunit TRM6 isoform X1, whose amino-acid sequence MEGSGEQLGPQPQHPGDHRIRDGDFVVLKREDVFKAVQVQRRKKVTFEKQWFYLDNVIGHSYGTTFEVTSGGSLQPLKKKEETTSETKEAGTDNRNIVDDGKSQKLTQDDIKALKDKGIKGEEIVQQLIENSTTFRDKTEFAQDKYIKKKKKKYEAIVTVVKPSTRILSIMYYAREPGKINHMRYDTLAQMLTLGNVRAGNKMIVMETCAGLVLGAVMERMGGFGSIIQLYPGGGPVRAATACFGFPKSFLSGLYEFPLNKVDSLLNGTFSAEMLSSEPKDSASAEERNGMPEEKQASEQENEDSTAEVPESHHPKVQDAMESASHDPECKEPKERGSKKDYIQEKQRRQEEQRKRHLEAAALLSERNADGLIVASRFHPTPLLLSLLDFVAPSRPFVVYCQYKEPLLECYTKLRERGGVINLRLSETWLRNYQVLPDRSHPKLLMSGGGGYLLSGFTVAMDTLKADSSLKSNSSTLELHSTEEPAAKKRKCPESDS is encoded by the exons ATGGAGGGCTCAGGGGAGCAGCTGGGCCCACAGCCACAGCATCCCGGGGACCACCGCATCCGTGACGGCGACTTCGTGGTGCTGAAACGGGAAGATGTATTCAAAGCAGTGCAAGTTCAGCGGAGAAA AAAAGTAACTTTTGAAAAACAGTGGTTCTATCTGGATAACGTCATTGGCCATAGTTACGGAACCACATTTGAAGTGACCAGTGGAGGAAGTCTTCAGCCtctgaagaaaaaggaagagactaCTTCAG AGACCAAAGAAGCGGGCACTGATAATCGAAATATAGTTGATGATGGGAAATCTCAGAAACTTACTCAAGATGACATAAAAGCTTTAAAGGACAAGGGCATTAAAGGAGAG GAAATAGTTCAGCAGTTAATTGAAAATAGTACAACATTCCGAGACAAGACCGAATTTGCtcaagataaatatataaaaaagaagaaaaagaa ATACGAAGCCATTGTCACTGTTGTAAAACCATCCACCCGCATCCTTTCAATTATGTATTATGCCAGAGAACCTGGAAAAATTAA cCACATGCGCTATGATACACTCGCCCAGATGTTGACGCTGGGAAATGTTCGGGCTGGCAATAAGATGATTGTGATGGAAACGTGTGCAGGCTTAGTCCTGGGTGCAGTGATGGAACGGATGGGAG GTTTTGGCTCCATTATTCAGCTGTACCCTGGAGGCGGACCGGTTCGGGCAGCCACAGCATGTTTTGGATTTCCCAAATCTTTCCTCAGTGGTCTTTATGAATTCCCCCTCAACAAAGTGGACAGTCTCCTAAACGGAACATTTTCTGCCGAGATGCTATCTTCAGAGCCAAAAGACAGTGCTTCGGCCGAAGAGAGGAACGGCATGCCGGAAGAAAAACAGGCTTCAGAGCAAGAGAACGAGGACAGCACAGCAGAGGTCCCAGAGAGCCACCACCCCAAAGTACAGGACGCAATGGAAAGTGCCTCTCACGATCCAGAGTGTAAAGAGCCTAAAGAGAGGGGAAGCAAAAAGGATTAT ATTCaagagaagcagagaagacaAGAAGAGCAGAGGAAACGACATTTAGAGGCTGCCGCTCTGCTGAGTGAAAGGAATGCGGATGG TTTAATTGTAGCTAGTcgtttccaccccacccccctgctGCTGTCTTTGCTGGACTTCGTGGCCCCTTCCAGGCCGTTTGTGGTCTACTGTCAGTATAAAGAG CCCTTGTTGGAGTGCTACACAAAACTGCGGGAGCGAGGAGGGGTCATCAACCTCAGGCTGTCTGAAACCTGGCTCAGAAATTACCAG GTGTTGCCAGATCGAAGTCATCCTAAACTGCTGATGAGTGGAGGTGGGGGGTACCTTCTCTCAGGCTTCACTGTTGCCATGGATACTCTTAAAGCAGACTCCAGTCTCAAATCCAACTCAAGCACTTTAGAATTACACAGCACTGAAGAGCCAGCAGCTAAAAAACGGAAATGCCCAGAGTCTGACTCTTAA
- the TRMT6 gene encoding tRNA (adenine(58)-N(1))-methyltransferase non-catalytic subunit TRM6 isoform X2 produces MYYAREPGKINHMRYDTLAQMLTLGNVRAGNKMIVMETCAGLVLGAVMERMGGFGSIIQLYPGGGPVRAATACFGFPKSFLSGLYEFPLNKVDSLLNGTFSAEMLSSEPKDSASAEERNGMPEEKQASEQENEDSTAEVPESHHPKVQDAMESASHDPECKEPKERGSKKDYIQEKQRRQEEQRKRHLEAAALLSERNADGLIVASRFHPTPLLLSLLDFVAPSRPFVVYCQYKEPLLECYTKLRERGGVINLRLSETWLRNYQVLPDRSHPKLLMSGGGGYLLSGFTVAMDTLKADSSLKSNSSTLELHSTEEPAAKKRKCPESDS; encoded by the exons ATGTATTATGCCAGAGAACCTGGAAAAATTAA cCACATGCGCTATGATACACTCGCCCAGATGTTGACGCTGGGAAATGTTCGGGCTGGCAATAAGATGATTGTGATGGAAACGTGTGCAGGCTTAGTCCTGGGTGCAGTGATGGAACGGATGGGAG GTTTTGGCTCCATTATTCAGCTGTACCCTGGAGGCGGACCGGTTCGGGCAGCCACAGCATGTTTTGGATTTCCCAAATCTTTCCTCAGTGGTCTTTATGAATTCCCCCTCAACAAAGTGGACAGTCTCCTAAACGGAACATTTTCTGCCGAGATGCTATCTTCAGAGCCAAAAGACAGTGCTTCGGCCGAAGAGAGGAACGGCATGCCGGAAGAAAAACAGGCTTCAGAGCAAGAGAACGAGGACAGCACAGCAGAGGTCCCAGAGAGCCACCACCCCAAAGTACAGGACGCAATGGAAAGTGCCTCTCACGATCCAGAGTGTAAAGAGCCTAAAGAGAGGGGAAGCAAAAAGGATTAT ATTCaagagaagcagagaagacaAGAAGAGCAGAGGAAACGACATTTAGAGGCTGCCGCTCTGCTGAGTGAAAGGAATGCGGATGG TTTAATTGTAGCTAGTcgtttccaccccacccccctgctGCTGTCTTTGCTGGACTTCGTGGCCCCTTCCAGGCCGTTTGTGGTCTACTGTCAGTATAAAGAG CCCTTGTTGGAGTGCTACACAAAACTGCGGGAGCGAGGAGGGGTCATCAACCTCAGGCTGTCTGAAACCTGGCTCAGAAATTACCAG GTGTTGCCAGATCGAAGTCATCCTAAACTGCTGATGAGTGGAGGTGGGGGGTACCTTCTCTCAGGCTTCACTGTTGCCATGGATACTCTTAAAGCAGACTCCAGTCTCAAATCCAACTCAAGCACTTTAGAATTACACAGCACTGAAGAGCCAGCAGCTAAAAAACGGAAATGCCCAGAGTCTGACTCTTAA